The following are encoded together in the Ictalurus punctatus breed USDA103 chromosome 1, Coco_2.0, whole genome shotgun sequence genome:
- the bves gene encoding blood vessel epicardial substance isoform X1, whose product MSVMPDLASYGNSEMAENVTSCQEWEKAHHLLFHLGNLSLVVGLLIPTTVGLHMIFLRLLLMTGCCLFITWAALYRCTLDVMVWNAVFLLVNFMHLFYLLYKRRPIKIDRELRSVYKRMFEPLHVREALFQRLTGQFCTIQTLKKGQVYAAEDKTSVDERLSILLKGKMKVSYRGHFLHNIYTNAFIDSPEFRSTQLNRGEKFQVTITAEENCKYLCWSRERLTYFLESDSFLNEVFRYLIGKDITNKLYSLNDPTLSDKAVKKMERQPSLCSQLSMMQMRNSMASTSDTDDVLNQILRGGSEKNPLGKATTTMKPIEEAMEDDVFEASANDSQNNPEEV is encoded by the exons ATGTCCGTCATGCCAGATTTAGCCAGTTATGGTAACTCGGAGATGGCAGAAAATGTTACATCCTGTCAGGAGTGGGAGAAAGCTCATCATCTACTATTCCATCTGGGCAACCTGAGTTTAGTTGTGGGCCTGCTCATTCCCACCACTGTGGGCCTGCACATGATCTTCCTCAGACTTCTACTGATGACAG GTTGTTGCTTGTTTATAACCTGGGCTGCTCTGTACAGGTGCACACTAGATGTGATGGTTTGGAATGCCGTCTTTCTCCTAGTCAACTTCATGCATTTATTCTACTTGTTGTACAAACGCAGACCT ATTAAGATCGACCGGGAGCTGAGATCAGTGTATAAGCGGATGTTTGAACCCCTGCATGTACGTGAAGCTTTGTTCCAGAGGCTGACTGGCCAGTTCTGCACCATCCAGACCCTTAAGAAAGGCCAGGTGTATGCTGCTGAGGATAAGACCTCAGTGGATGAGCGCCTCAGCATTCTCCTCAAGGGGAA AATGAAGGTGTCATATCGTGGGCATTTTCTTCACAACATTTACACCAATGCCTTTATTGACTCTCCTGAGTTCAGATCaacacagctgaacaggggaGAAAAGTTCCAG GTGACAATCACAGCTGAGGAAAATTGCAAATACCTGTGCTGGTCTAGAGAAAGGCTGACTTATTTTCTGGAGTCTGACTCATTTCTGAATGAGGTGTTCAGGTACCTTATTGGCAAGGACATTACTAACAAGCTGTACTCCCTGAATGACCCCACTCTTAGTGACAAG GCAGTAAAGAAGATGGAGAGGCAGCCAAGTTTGTGCTCCCAGCTCTCTATGATGCAGATGAGAAACAGCATGGCCAGCACCAGTGACACAGATGACGTGCTTAATCAGATTCTGAGAGGCGGATCAG aaaaaaatccaCTTGGCAAGGCCACCACAACTATGAAACCAATTGAAGAAGCCATGGAAGATGATGTTTTTGAAGCATCAGCTAATGACTCCCAAAACAACCCAGAAGAGGTGTAG
- the bves gene encoding blood vessel epicardial substance isoform X2, whose amino-acid sequence MSVMPDLASYGNSEMAENVTSCQEWEKAHHLLFHLGNLSLVVGLLIPTTVGLHMIFLRLLLMTGCCLFITWAALYRCTLDVMVWNAVFLLVNFMHLFYLLYKRRPIKIDRELRSVYKRMFEPLHVREALFQRLTGQFCTIQTLKKGQVYAAEDKTSVDERLSILLKGKMKVSYRGHFLHNIYTNAFIDSPEFRSTQLNRGEKFQVTITAEENCKYLCWSRERLTYFLESDSFLNEVFRYLIGKDITNKLYSLNDPTLSDKAVKKMERQPSLCSQLSMMQMRNSMASTSDTDDVLNQILRGGSALTSDRT is encoded by the exons ATGTCCGTCATGCCAGATTTAGCCAGTTATGGTAACTCGGAGATGGCAGAAAATGTTACATCCTGTCAGGAGTGGGAGAAAGCTCATCATCTACTATTCCATCTGGGCAACCTGAGTTTAGTTGTGGGCCTGCTCATTCCCACCACTGTGGGCCTGCACATGATCTTCCTCAGACTTCTACTGATGACAG GTTGTTGCTTGTTTATAACCTGGGCTGCTCTGTACAGGTGCACACTAGATGTGATGGTTTGGAATGCCGTCTTTCTCCTAGTCAACTTCATGCATTTATTCTACTTGTTGTACAAACGCAGACCT ATTAAGATCGACCGGGAGCTGAGATCAGTGTATAAGCGGATGTTTGAACCCCTGCATGTACGTGAAGCTTTGTTCCAGAGGCTGACTGGCCAGTTCTGCACCATCCAGACCCTTAAGAAAGGCCAGGTGTATGCTGCTGAGGATAAGACCTCAGTGGATGAGCGCCTCAGCATTCTCCTCAAGGGGAA AATGAAGGTGTCATATCGTGGGCATTTTCTTCACAACATTTACACCAATGCCTTTATTGACTCTCCTGAGTTCAGATCaacacagctgaacaggggaGAAAAGTTCCAG GTGACAATCACAGCTGAGGAAAATTGCAAATACCTGTGCTGGTCTAGAGAAAGGCTGACTTATTTTCTGGAGTCTGACTCATTTCTGAATGAGGTGTTCAGGTACCTTATTGGCAAGGACATTACTAACAAGCTGTACTCCCTGAATGACCCCACTCTTAGTGACAAG GCAGTAAAGAAGATGGAGAGGCAGCCAAGTTTGTGCTCCCAGCTCTCTATGATGCAGATGAGAAACAGCATGGCCAGCACCAGTGACACAGATGACGTGCTTAATCAGATTCTGAGAGGCGGATCAG CTCTGACCTCAGATCGCACCTGA